In Danaus plexippus chromosome 3 unlocalized genomic scaffold, MEX_DaPlex mxdp_34, whole genome shotgun sequence, the DNA window ATCGTGTAGACGCATAGAGTAAGTAGTATACAAGGTTCTATATCTAAGACGACCGCCGGCGCCGGTAGTACGGAGACGGAGAGTCCGAGGAAACGGCTCGGCCGCGGCGCCTAAGGCGACAGGTCCTGATGCATGGGGTCGTAGGACATGGAGGTGTCGTATGGTGGTTGAGGCTGGTCGTAGCCGGCCGCCGGCAGGGCGTACCCCATGGAGTCCTGCGTGGGCGCCGGAGACATCATGGGGGTGGCCGTCCCCGACGCGGCGCCCATCGAGTACGGTGACGCCCCCGCTGCTGCAACAAACTTTATTAGACTACGTGCGCTACTTACTGTCCGTAACAGACAACGTCACTATTGGTCGTTACGTGTATATCAATTTAGTTAATTGTTTGGTACGTCTCTTGTTTAAATGAAGCGGGAAGTGATATAAGCCTATGTATAAAGGGCAATGGTTACTGTTGTATGAGGCGTGTCCGGCCGAAGGTGAGCGCGCATCGCGCCGGCCCGCGCCCGCCCAAGAGAGGTCTGTGTGCGGAAACACGCTAGTCACTACAGACACTATAGTACACGACTTCCGACACTACTCGCGCAGAACTTATTGCAATGAACAAAATCATATTAACAACTGTATCAGTATAAGTGCACTCACCAGCGGCTTTCTTGGCGGCGTACAGATTCGCCTCCTCCTGCGCCTTGCCGATGTTCTTCTTGTAGCGAATACGTTTATTGCCGAACCAGTTGGACACCTGCCGCCGACAGAGTCATTTTAGTACTTTGGTAGGTCATTTCAACGAATGTTAAGAGAACACACGTTTGCTGTTATATAACTTAACTATTAGTCGACACTTCTCATAGCcagatttaataaagtttcgAGACCAACTGTATTATGTATGAGTGATgttgtaaacattataatgaGCCTCATAGTACAATGTCGGTCGCGCGACACCTGCGACACGGTGATGCCGCAGAGCCGCGCCAGCTCGGCCTTGACCTCCTCGCTGGGGTAGGGGTTGGCTAGGTGCGAGTAGAAGTAGTCGTTGAGCAACTCCAGCGCCCTCTTGCTGAAGTTCCTCCGCTTGCGGCGAGAGTCCAGGAAGCTGTGGACAGGGTTCCGGTGAGTGGCCGTACCTGGGAGACGGTGATGCCGCACTTGCGCGCCAGCTCCTCCTTGGCCTCCTCGCTGGGGTAGGGGTTGGACAGGTGCGAGTAGAAGTACTCGTTCAGGATCTCGGACGCCTGCTTGCTGAAGTTGCGCCGCTTTCTGCGAGCGTCCAGGAAACTGCAAGCGGGTCACACTATCAGTTTAGAGGCCGAGGTTGAGCTGGGCAcactttataaagaattttaagtgCGGCGACCCATGttacatgtttatttatttaattttatggcaAATAATACCGGACTGTAGGCAAGTAAAACGAGTCCACGCAACTATTATGCACATACCGAGAACGCAGGATCATGACGGCCTCGCAGGTGGACTGCTTCAGCTGCATCTGAATGGAACTGAACTTCTTGTGTATGATCTGCACCATGCGCTCTATTTCCTGTTCCACAGTACATGATATAAGGAAGCCACTCATAGACCGATTATGTATCTTTAAAGAGCTGTAACATCTGGATATCAATCATACCTTGGGCGTGATGGGTCTGGTGCGGCTCTGCTCTCGTAACAGGTTCATGACGTGTGTGGTGAACTCGTTGCAGGCGTTCTCGTACTTGTCCAGTTCCTGGTGATAGATCTGTCTGATCTGGGCCAGCTTCGCGCGGTAGTCCGAGTGCTCGATCGCGTTATCTGCTTGAGCCACACTGCCTTAAGTTGCAGCAAAgggaaagaaaaataacatgCAACAACCAACCCCATGTATTGccatttctattaaataaagcaaatttTTACGACTACATAGGTTTTATAACTCTTCATTACTGCAAGCAACCATTACATGCTGGCCTTATAGTTAGATAATTCCAATGacccataaatatttaaaaaaaaatatatatatatcaaaataataataaaagctaaAATACAACAAATCAAAACCGAGCTTAAAAACATGatccatacaaataattatttgtaaggtTGAATTATCGATGGCAATATTTCTCACACAAAATTCATGCCGAATTttgattcaataaaaattataaacgataTGTTCAAGAATAAActacatgtataaataatgcgGCTTTCCAGTACAAGGCAGattcattaca includes these proteins:
- the LOC116779410 gene encoding homeobox protein extradenticle isoform X8 produces the protein MDDPNRMMAHSGGLMGPQGYGLPGGDGAPATGEGEARKQDIGEILQQIMNITDQSLDEAQARKHTLNCHRMKPALFSVLCEIKEKTVLSLRNTQEEEPPDPQLMRLDNMLIAEGVAGPEKGGGAGAAASASAAAGEWGDCSVAQADNAIEHSDYRAKLAQIRQIYHQELDKYENACNEFTTHVMNLLREQSRTRPITPKEIERMVQIIHKKFSSIQMQLKQSTCEAVMILRSRFLDSRRKRRNFSKRALELLNDYFYSHLANPYPSEEVKAELARLCGITVSQVSNWFGNKRIRYKKNIGKAQEEANLYAAKKAAAAGASPYSMGAASGTATPMMSPAPTQDSMGYALPAAGYDQPQPPYDTSMSYDPMHQDLSP
- the LOC116779410 gene encoding homeobox protein extradenticle isoform X3: MDDPNRMMAHSGGLMGPQGYGLPGGDGAPATGEGEARKQDIGEILQQIMNITDQSLDEAQARKHTLNCHRMKPALFSVLCEIKEKTVLSLRNTQEEEPPDPQLMRLDNMLIAEGVAGPEKGGGAGAAASASAAAGEWGDCSVAQADNAIEHSDYRAKLAQIRQIYHQELDKYENACNEFTTHVMNLLREQSRTRPITPKEIERMVQIIHKKFSSIQMQLKQSTCEAVMILRSRFLDARRKRRNFSKQASEILNEYFYSHLSNPYPSEEAKEELARKCGITVSQVSNWFGNKRIRYKKNIGKAQEEANLYAAKKAADLSWAGAGRRDARSPSAGHASYNTGASPYSMGAASGTATPMMSPAPTQDSMGYALPAAGYDQPQPPYDTSMSYDPMHQDLSP
- the LOC116779410 gene encoding homeobox protein extradenticle isoform X1 gives rise to the protein MDDPNRMMAHSGGLMGPQGYGLPGGDGAPATGEGEARKQDIGEILQQIMNITDQSLDEAQARKHTLNCHRMKPALFSVLCEIKEKTVLSLRNTQEEEPPDPQLMRLDNMLIAEGVAGPEKGGGAGAAASASAAAGEWGDCSVAQADNAIEHSDYRAKLAQIRQIYHQELDKYENACNEFTTHVMNLLREQSRTRPITPKEIERMVQIIHKKFSSIQMQLKQSTCEAVMILRSRFLDARRKRRNFSKQASEILNEYFYSHLSNPYPSEEAKEELARKCGITVSQVSNWFGNKRIRYKKNIGKAQEEANLYAAKKAADLSWAGAGRRDARSPSAGHASYNTAGASPYSMGAASGTATPMMSPAPTQDSMGYALPAAGYDQPQPPYDTSMSYDPMHQDLSP
- the LOC116779410 gene encoding homeobox protein extradenticle isoform X12, producing MDDPNRMMAHSGGLMGPQGYGLPGGDGAPATGEGEARKQDIGEILQQIMNITDQSLDEAQARKHTLNCHRMKPALFSVLCEIKEKTVLSLRNTQEEEPPDPQLMRLDNMLIAEGVAGPEKGGGAGAAASASAAAGEWDNAIEHSDYRAKLAQIRQIYHQELDKYENACNEFTTHVMNLLREQSRTRPITPKEIERMVQIIHKKFSSIQMQLKQSTCEAVMILRSRFLDARRKRRNFSKQASEILNEYFYSHLSNPYPSEEAKEELARKCGITVSQVSNWFGNKRIRYKKNIGKAQEEANLYAAKKAAAGASPYSMGAASGTATPMMSPAPTQDSMGYALPAAGYDQPQPPYDTSMSYDPMHQDLSP
- the LOC116779410 gene encoding homeobox protein extradenticle isoform X10, whose translation is MDDPNRMMAHSGGLMGPQGYGLPGGDGAPATGEGEARKQDIGEILQQIMNITDQSLDEAQARKHTLNCHRMKPALFSVLCEIKEKTVLSLRNTQEEEPPDPQLMRLDNMLIAEGVAGPEKGGGAGAAASASAAAGEWGDCSVAQADNAIEHSDYRAKLAQIRQIYHQELDKYENACNEFTTHVMNLLREQSRTRPITPKEIERMVQIIHKKFSSIQMQLKQSTCEAVMILRSRFLDSRRKRRNFSKRALELLNDYFYSHLANPYPSEEVKAELARLCGITVSQVSNWFGNKRIRYKKNIGKAQEEANLYAAKKAAAGASPYSMGAASGTATPMMSPAPTQDSMGYALPAAGYDQPQPPYDTSMSYDPMHQDLSP
- the LOC116779410 gene encoding homeobox protein extradenticle isoform X7, with translation MDDPNRMMAHSGGLMGPQGYGLPGGDGAPATGEGEARKQDIGEILQQIMNITDQSLDEAQARKHTLNCHRMKPALFSVLCEIKEKTVLSLRNTQEEEPPDPQLMRLDNMLIAEGVAGPEKGGGAGAAASASAAAGEWGDCSVAQADNAIEHSDYRAKLAQIRQIYHQELDKYENACNEFTTHVMNLLREQSRTRPITPKEIERMVQIIHKKFSSIQMQLKQSTCEAVMILRSRFLDARRKRRNFSKQASEILNEYFYSHLSNPYPSEEAKEELARKCGITVSQVSNWFGNKRIRYKKNIGKAQEEANLYAAKKAAAAGASPYSMGAASGTATPMMSPAPTQDSMGYALPAAGYDQPQPPYDTSMSYDPMHQDLSP
- the LOC116779410 gene encoding homeobox protein extradenticle isoform X2; the protein is MDDPNRMMAHSGGLMGPQGYGLPGGDGAPATGEGEARKQDIGEILQQIMNITDQSLDEAQARKHTLNCHRMKPALFSVLCEIKEKTVLSLRNTQEEEPPDPQLMRLDNMLIAEGVAGPEKGGGAGAAASASAAAGEWGDCSVAQADNAIEHSDYRAKLAQIRQIYHQELDKYENACNEFTTHVMNLLREQSRTRPITPKEIERMVQIIHKKFSSIQMQLKQSTCEAVMILRSRFLDSRRKRRNFSKRALELLNDYFYSHLANPYPSEEVKAELARLCGITVSQVSNWFGNKRIRYKKNIGKAQEEANLYAAKKAADLSWAGAGRRDARSPSAGHASYNTAGASPYSMGAASGTATPMMSPAPTQDSMGYALPAAGYDQPQPPYDTSMSYDPMHQDLSP
- the LOC116779410 gene encoding homeobox protein extradenticle isoform X11 — protein: MDDPNRMMAHSGGLMGPQGYGLPGGDGAPATGEGEARKQDIGEILQQIMNITDQSLDEAQARKHTLNCHRMKPALFSVLCEIKEKTVLSLRNTQEEEPPDPQLMRLDNMLIAEGVAGPEKGGGAGAAASASAAAGEWGSVAQADNAIEHSDYRAKLAQIRQIYHQELDKYENACNEFTTHVMNLLREQSRTRPITPKEIERMVQIIHKKFSSIQMQLKQSTCEAVMILRSRFLDARRKRRNFSKQASEILNEYFYSHLSNPYPSEEAKEELARKCGITVSQVSNWFGNKRIRYKKNIGKAQEEANLYAAKKAAAGASPYSMGAASGTATPMMSPAPTQDSMGYALPAAGYDQPQPPYDTSMSYDPMHQDLSP
- the LOC116779410 gene encoding homeobox protein extradenticle isoform X6, which translates into the protein MDDPNRMMAHSGGLMGPQGYGLPGGDGAPATGEGEARKQDIGEILQQIMNITDQSLDEAQARKHTLNCHRMKPALFSVLCEIKEKTVLSLRNTQEEEPPDPQLMRLDNMLIAEGVAGPEKGGGAGAAASASAAAGEWDNAIEHSDYRAKLAQIRQIYHQELDKYENACNEFTTHVMNLLREQSRTRPITPKEIERMVQIIHKKFSSIQMQLKQSTCEAVMILRSRFLDARRKRRNFSKQASEILNEYFYSHLSNPYPSEEAKEELARKCGITVSQVSNWFGNKRIRYKKNIGKAQEEANLYAAKKAADLSWAGAGRRDARSPSAGHASYNTAGASPYSMGAASGTATPMMSPAPTQDSMGYALPAAGYDQPQPPYDTSMSYDPMHQDLSP
- the LOC116779410 gene encoding homeobox protein extradenticle isoform X5, with product MDDPNRMMAHSGGLMGPQGYGLPGGDGAPATGEGEARKQDIGEILQQIMNITDQSLDEAQARKHTLNCHRMKPALFSVLCEIKEKTVLSLRNTQEEEPPDPQLMRLDNMLIAEGVAGPEKGGGAGAAASASAAAGEWGDYNAIEHSDYRAKLAQIRQIYHQELDKYENACNEFTTHVMNLLREQSRTRPITPKEIERMVQIIHKKFSSIQMQLKQSTCEAVMILRSRFLDARRKRRNFSKQASEILNEYFYSHLSNPYPSEEAKEELARKCGITVSQVSNWFGNKRIRYKKNIGKAQEEANLYAAKKAADLSWAGAGRRDARSPSAGHASYNTAGASPYSMGAASGTATPMMSPAPTQDSMGYALPAAGYDQPQPPYDTSMSYDPMHQDLSP
- the LOC116779410 gene encoding homeobox protein extradenticle isoform X9, with amino-acid sequence MDDPNRMMAHSGGLMGPQGYGLPGGDGAPATGEGEARKQDIGEILQQIMNITDQSLDEAQARKHTLNCHRMKPALFSVLCEIKEKTVLSLRNTQEEEPPDPQLMRLDNMLIAEGVAGPEKGGGAGAAASASAAAGEWGDCSVAQADNAIEHSDYRAKLAQIRQIYHQELDKYENACNEFTTHVMNLLREQSRTRPITPKEIERMVQIIHKKFSSIQMQLKQSTCEAVMILRSRFLDARRKRRNFSKQASEILNEYFYSHLSNPYPSEEAKEELARKCGITVSQVSNWFGNKRIRYKKNIGKAQEEANLYAAKKAAAGASPYSMGAASGTATPMMSPAPTQDSMGYALPAAGYDQPQPPYDTSMSYDPMHQDLSP
- the LOC116779410 gene encoding homeobox protein extradenticle isoform X4 — encoded protein: MDDPNRMMAHSGGLMGPQGYGLPGGDGAPATGEGEARKQDIGEILQQIMNITDQSLDEAQARKHTLNCHRMKPALFSVLCEIKEKTVLSLRNTQEEEPPDPQLMRLDNMLIAEGVAGPEKGGGAGAAASASAAAGEWGSVAQADNAIEHSDYRAKLAQIRQIYHQELDKYENACNEFTTHVMNLLREQSRTRPITPKEIERMVQIIHKKFSSIQMQLKQSTCEAVMILRSRFLDARRKRRNFSKQASEILNEYFYSHLSNPYPSEEAKEELARKCGITVSQVSNWFGNKRIRYKKNIGKAQEEANLYAAKKAADLSWAGAGRRDARSPSAGHASYNTAGASPYSMGAASGTATPMMSPAPTQDSMGYALPAAGYDQPQPPYDTSMSYDPMHQDLSP